TTGAGTTTTCGACTCGACTTCTGTTTTGCCATATCTTCAGCCGTATATCTTACTCGGTAAACTCCTTTTTGGATCTGAAGCAAGGAAAATTCACCGGGAACATTTCTGTTGATATACTGGAGCATATCATACAAAAGCCAATAAACATCCGTGGATGAATAACGAAGTTCATTGTGTCTATTAGACTTCTCACTCACAAGATCAAGTGTCTTTTTCACAGCATCAACGACTTCGGAGAGATTATAAAATTTGTCCTCTTTTACATGAACATCATTCATATCTATGCTCCTGCGACTTTAACCGTAGGCATTCTCTCAGGTTGTGCATCGAAGGTCTGAACATTTTCAGCGGCGTTACGGATCTGGATGAGCTGCGATGCAATACTCACAGCAATTTCCGGCACGGTTTTCGAGTTAATATTTAGACCAACAGGCGCGTAAACCCGTTGAAGTCTTTCCGTGGGAATCCCAAGATCCAGTAAATCGTCGAATATGAGTTTAATTTTCCGGCGGCTCCCTATCAAACCGATATAGCGGGCATCCGATTCAACAACAGCATGGAGTGCCGACTCATCGTGTTGATGTCCACGGGTGACAATCACGACATAGGTGAGTGGGGTGATTGGATAATTTCGGAGTTCCGTTTCAATATCACCGACAATAATGTTGTCTGCCTCCGGCAACCGCTCAGCGGAAGCGAAGTCGGCGCGATCATCAACAATAACGACATCAAAGTCTAACCAATTGGCAAGATGACAGAGTGCCTGACCGACATGCCCTGCGCCCGCAATAAGCAGCGTGGGTCGCGGCTGCAACGGTTCTAAGAAAACTCCAGCCGTCCCGCTTTCTCGAAATAGGACTGCGCGATTGTCCTTAAGAACCCCCTCAGTTTTCTCTTCAATCGCAGTCTCCAAAGCCGAATCGCCCAATGTCCCGATGCGCTCACCCGTGTTGGCAAAGATCATTTTCATCCCAACTTCCACGCCCTGTTTTTCACTGGTTACAACAGTCGCACAGACGAGCGGGATTTTTTCTTCATTGAGTGCTTGAAGACGTTCAAACATCTCGGCTTCGGCGGACGTTTTCGGCAGATCGATGAAGATTTTCATGTTCCCGCCGCAGATGAGTCCATCGTCCCAACCGTAATCACTATCCAATTGAAACTCAAGGAGTCGCGGCATTCCGCCTTGCATCAACCCAATCGCTTGTCGGCGTGCTTCCGCTTCAACACATCCACCGCCGAGGGTGCCCACATTTCGCAAATCGGGCAGAATTAGCAGTTTTGAGCCAGGCTTTTGTGGTGTTGAACCCTTCGTCTCCACAACGGTACAATAGGCACCGACCTGAGAAGTCTCAATCAATTCTGGGATTTTCTGGTATATTTCTCTCATCTTGTATTTCTTTGATTCGGAAACCGAAATTTTATGACGCTTGGTCTGTAGCACTCTCGGCGACTAATTTTTTAAACTGCTGGCGTTGTTCTTCCGTCAATGCGAGCGGAACGATGTCGGTAACACCATTACATCCAACTTTCGCTGGAACGTTCAAATAAACCGATGTTGATCCGGCTGAGACACGGGTCCCAATACTCATCACCCGATTTCTATCAAGTGCAATGGCTGAAACCACCTGCAAAATGTGGCTGATTAACGTATACCCCGCATCTGTTGTGTATGGACAACGCTGCACGACTGCTTCACGGAGACGTTCGATGTCAGTGTCAGGCATTAGTTGTGCGATCGGAATACCGTTGACACGGCAGTATTGTGGAAGTGGGTATGTCTCCTGATCACTTCCGATAGTCAGAGCCATCACATCTTGCACTGAAACCTTGACACGATTCGCAATTTCAGCAGTCAGGTGCGCAGTAGCAGCACCGTTTCCAAGACCGATAACCTGTCCAGTACCGAGGGCTTGATATATCCACGCAGCAACGTAATTCGCTGGAGATGTCGCCACCAAGATTTTGGCATCCGAAGCATATTGCTGGATTCCGGAAACAAAACCGCGTGCGAATGCGATGCTTGTTGTTTTAGACGCTTGAGGCGACCGGAAACCCGATTGTCCCATCGGTGGTAGCAAAACAATGACATCTGCCCCGGACAACCCTTCTAACGAGTTGTAAACGGAAATTGCGGTACCACTTGCGCTTAATGCATTTGCCTCCACGAGATCTCGGAGACTCGCCGGTGCGGCTTCTTTTGAATGAACAAATCTATTTTTGCTCGATGCCGCAGCTGACACAAAGGCAACTTCACGCACCGCCTCTAATTGGCATAAGCCCCAAGTAACCGAGACGGCAAACTGATTGTTGCCTAACAAAACTATTTTCATCTATCACCTTTATACCAAAAGTGTTTCAACAATCGCTTGAAACTGTTCTTCAAGATATTGACGATGGCCATCAAGTTCCGAATCCGCAGCGAGTTTAGTGGATATAAGTTCATCATAACGCTCAACATATTCCATCAAGGTTTCGACCTCTTTCTCATAGCAGATTGCTGATGCAAGGACTTTCTCCTTGAGCAAAAGTGGGAGTTCAGCCTCTGTAATCTGCGTCAATTCCCATCGCCACACTTTT
This region of Candidatus Poribacteria bacterium genomic DNA includes:
- a CDS encoding XdhC family protein, which encodes MREIYQKIPELIETSQVGAYCTVVETKGSTPQKPGSKLLILPDLRNVGTLGGGCVEAEARRQAIGLMQGGMPRLLEFQLDSDYGWDDGLICGGNMKIFIDLPKTSAEAEMFERLQALNEEKIPLVCATVVTSEKQGVEVGMKMIFANTGERIGTLGDSALETAIEEKTEGVLKDNRAVLFRESGTAGVFLEPLQPRPTLLIAGAGHVGQALCHLANWLDFDVVIVDDRADFASAERLPEADNIIVGDIETELRNYPITPLTYVVIVTRGHQHDESALHAVVESDARYIGLIGSRRKIKLIFDDLLDLGIPTERLQRVYAPVGLNINSKTVPEIAVSIASQLIQIRNAAENVQTFDAQPERMPTVKVAGA